The following are from one region of the Salvia hispanica cultivar TCC Black 2014 chromosome 1, UniMelb_Shisp_WGS_1.0, whole genome shotgun sequence genome:
- the LOC125217953 gene encoding ergosterol biosynthetic protein 28-like — translation MKLVGWWLIFVGTLRLVSVWFGFFDIWALRLAVYSNTTMTEVHGRTFGVWTLLTCTLCYLCAFNLDNKPLYLATFLSFIYAFGHFLSEYLIYHTMAIGNLTTVGIFAGTSIVLMLLQWSSHQPAKAKPQ, via the exons ATGAAGTTGGTAGGGTGGTGGCTGATTTTCGTGGGCACTCTCCGATTAGTTTCGGTGTGGTTCGGATTCTTCGATATTTGGGCTCTTCGCCTCGCCGTTTACTCCAATACCACCA TGACTGAAGTTCATGGCCGCACTTTTGGAGTTTGGACACTCTTGACTTGCACTCTTTGCTATCTCTGTGCATTCAACCTCGATAACAAGCCTCTATATTTGGCCACATTCCTATCCTTCATCTACGCATTCGGCCATTTCCTGTCGGAGTATCTGATTTACCACACAATGGCTATTGGAAATCTAACAACTGTTGGCATCTTTGCTG GAACATCGATTGTTTTGATGTTGTTGCAGTGGAGTTCACATCAACCAGCCAAGGCTAAGCCTCAGTGA
- the LOC125200945 gene encoding EPIDERMAL PATTERNING FACTOR-like protein 2, which produces MACMNSIPIILLASAFLLIFIAHGRQFPNNDMVKNEEIGARMMRGVIGSRPPRCENRCRNCGKCEAVQVPIAPAKKFLDSQIFGKIAANTVEYSRGDGVSGYKPMCWKCKCGNFIFNP; this is translated from the exons ATGGCCTGCATGAATTCCATCCCAATAATCCTTCTTGCTTCTGCATTTCTCCTCATCTTCATTGCTCATg GTAGACAATTCCCCAATAATGACATG gtgaaaaatgaagaaattggAGCAAGAATGATGAGGGGAGTGATAGGATCAAGGCCACCAAGATGTGAAAACAGATGTAGGAATTGTGGGAAGTGTGAGGCAGTGCAAGTTCCAATTGCACCAGCTAAGAAATTCTTGGATTCACAAATATTTGGGAAAATTGCAGCAAATACAGTTGAATATTCAAGAGGGGATGGTGTCTCAGGGTACAAGCCAATGTGTTGGAAGTGTAAATGTGGGAATTTCATCTTTAACCCATAG